The Arachis duranensis cultivar V14167 chromosome 2, aradu.V14167.gnm2.J7QH, whole genome shotgun sequence genome has a window encoding:
- the LOC107473952 gene encoding lysine-specific demethylase JMJ18-like, producing MEEHPTEAFTNTSADKCWETILDRLNAEIERCKSLGEQELPPLEVLQSINGHKMFGFLKPSIIQAIEAQDPSHQCVEYWHHKELSSESSGSGNDASKCSNGSSNSLGDVKTKLFGFNLIKQE from the exons ATGGAAGAACATCCAACTGAAGCTTTCACAAACACATCAGCGGATAAGTGTTGGGAAACAATTCTTGACAGACTAAACGCTGAGATCGAGAGGTGTAAGAGTCTAGGTGAACAAGAACTCCCTCCCTTGGAGGTTTTGCAAAGCATTAATGGTCATAAAATGTTCGGATTCCTTAAGCCATCCATTATTCAG GCCATTGAAGCTCAAGATCCCAGTCATCAATGTGTAGAGTACTGGCATCACAAAGAACTTTCCTCTGAATCTTCAGGCAGTGGAAATGATGCCTCTAAGTGCTCAAATGGTTCAAGCAACTCTCTGGGTGATGTCAAGACCAAACTTTTCGGCTTCAATTTGATAAAGCAGGAGTAA
- the LOC107473957 gene encoding gamma-soluble NSF attachment protein-like — MFSVTQRYLDAAPLQLKFGLAASKCNATNSQCKAYLSAIIIYLYTNDYKQAEMCYNDCSQIDAFCKSDQNRCASNLLAAYSDGDIEEIKRIAQSSSISNLDHSMIRLARKLPTGDVSALKGNTARQEDQPLDENDLT; from the exons ATGTTTTCTGTAACACAAAGGTATTTGGACGCTGCGCCTCTCCAATTGAAGTTCGGCTTAGCAGCTTCCAAGTGTAATGCTACCAATAGCCAGTGCAAG GCATATCTCAGTGCAATTATTATCTACCTTTATACTAATGACTACAAGCAAGCAGAGATGTGTTATAATGACTGCTCTCA GATTGATGCTTTTTGCAAAAGTGACCAGAATCGCTGTGCTAGCAATCTCCTTGCTGCATACTCAGATGGAGACATTGAAGAAATCAAACGTATCGCCCAATCGAGCAGCATTTCAAATCTTGACCACTCG ATGATTAGGCTAGCAAGGAAACTGCCAACAGGAGATGTGAGTGCATTGAAGGGTAACACTGCCAGACAGGAAGACCAGCCTCTAGATGAAAATGACCTCACTTAA